In Gossypium hirsutum isolate 1008001.06 chromosome A10, Gossypium_hirsutum_v2.1, whole genome shotgun sequence, the DNA window TTCATCGATCGAACTCTTCTTCGTCCTCGGGACCCACCAACGCCTAAGTTCCACCATGTTGAACATGATCCTTCTCCGGTATTGAAGTCTGCATCGAAGTCTCAATCAGATGATCATAAGCCATCCATTGTCTCCACCTTTAAGCTCACAGCTGATCAATTGAACACCCTGAAAGCCAAAGCAAACGTTGCAAATGCAAACGGTGGTAAAAAACATACTACTTTCAACATCTTGGCTGCTCATATATGGCGTTGTGTAAGTAAAGCAAGGGGTCTCTCAGCCGATCAAGATACCAAGCTGTTTTTTCCAGTTGATGGTCGAAATAGATTGGATCCTCCTCTCCCACCAGGCTACTTCGGCAATGTAACCTTTAGGCATGCTCGAATTGCTAAAGTTGGCGATCTGGAAACCGAATCATTTACTGACACCATAAAGAGGATCCATGAAGCATTAAATCAGACAAATGATGAATATTTAAGATCAGCTATTGATTACATTGAAATAATGTCTAATTTAAACAATTTAGTTACAGGACCGCATACTTTCCGATGCCCAAACCTTTACGTTATTCCATGGAACTGGTTGCCTACATATGAGGCAGATTTCGGATGGGGTCGTCCCATATATATGGGGCCAGGGAATGTGGTTCAAGAAGGCAAAATGTACATACTAGCAAGTCCAGTTAATGATGGGAGCTTGTCACTGGCAACTCGTTTAGAGACTCCTCACATGAAAGCCTTTGAAAAACTTCTGTATGAGTTTTAGTAGTTATGTTATCGGTGTCTCGcgcatttattttcttttgtggttgacggattgTAATAGAAGTTATTGCAGCAATAGATCTCGGGTATGGATCATTTAATGATTGGtgatttcctttttctttgaatGTTGGAAGCTAGATTAAGTTGCATTTCTTAATGGAAACGATTTTTAAGTAATTTGATACTTCTcgattttttataaattgtgatttATAAGGTATAATCGATTTAGTTTAgtaagatttttaattttaatgtttgactTGATACTTTTCGAATTAAGTAATTTGTTTTCGCATttgattattatgtttttgttataaatacttttatattatatttgtaagattgttttgaatttattaatataaattcaatacaattataaatatagttTCGAGCAACTATAAAATAGAATCAaactaatataaattataagtAGATAAAAAAACTAAAGTATAATCAGATAAAATCAGTGTATGATAATTGTGCATGGTGAAATTGATTATCCactgttagaattaaatgactcaaatccttatttaaataaaatacagtggtaaaataaaataaaagtaaaatccatatagaactaaatttcttttattttattttagaatcaggttttttaaattttattaaactccatctattttatattgattagaataaaatatttcagtcttactagaatatggctttacaagcctataaatagatatagtctattcctcttgtaattaatttgaattcgacatagttaattttcttctcatttgcccgtgattttttcccgaaagggtttccacgtaaaaatctatgtgttctttattttatttaatttttcacaaattggtatcagagctttcgggttgttcatctcgatcaaggtaatgacgtctttgaagtatgaaattccgccgTTGGATTGCAACACTAGATTTGTGTTGTGGTAGATTAAAATGCAAGCAGTTCTtacgcagatggatctggaggatgccctactAGGATAggtaagatgccttcgacattaacagatgaagagaagaagcgtaaggatcgaaaggcattaacacgaTTACATCTGTATTTGTTCAacaaaattttgcaggatgtgatgaaagagaaaaccACTGCTGTATTATGGAAGAGGttagaacaaatatgtatattgaaaactctaacaagcaagttgcatatgaaacaacatctttatgctcatcgtttggaggaaggtgcatctgtactcgaacacttaacagtgtttaaagaaattttttcaaacttggaggccatggaggttcagtatgataaggaagatctagggttgattctactttgttcgttgcccccgtcttattcaacctttagagacacaattttatatagcaacgagtctctcacagttgatgaggtttatgattctttgacctcgtatgataagatgaagcatcttgtggttaaacctgaCACTCATggagagggtctcattattcgtaggagacaagattggaatgttgatgatgatcgtggaaggacacaagaACGAAATCCtcacggtaaatctaagggtagatcaaattcttcaaatagaggtaaaacttgtaacttctgtaagaagaaagagcacattaaatctaagtgctataagctacagaataagattaaaagggaggttgcgaatcaaaagggaaaacaactagaaaattctaGTGAAGCTAATGTTGTacaagactacagcgatggtgaacttctagtcgcttcagtcaacaattctaaagtgagcgagaaGTGGATACCTGATTCAGggtgcaccttccacatgagtcccaatcgggattggtttacaacttgcGAAACAATgcctgaaggtgttgttttgatggaaaTAATGCTCTGTGTAAAATCGTAGCTGTttgaacaattaaagttaagatgtttgatggagttgtcagaacacttagtgacgtacgacatgttccagaattgaaaagaaatttaatttcgttgactactcttgattcaaaagggtacagatacatagctgaaagtggggttttaaagatttccaaaggttccttTGCTATGATGAAAGGTCAGAGAAAGGctgccaaattatatgtt includes these proteins:
- the LOC107956839 gene encoding shikimate O-hydroxycinnamoyltransferase, with the translated sequence MEIIIKESTIVRPAEGTPKRSVWNSNLDIVTNRYHLPTIYYYKPNASSDFFDTGRLKGALSKILVPFYPIAGRLGYDENGRLEIICNAEGVLFVEAETTSVMEHLIGDFNENSQVFRLIPKVDYSGGVSSYPLLVLQVTKFKCGGVCLGVGFQHTLGDGTAALHFINSWADTSRGLSPAISPFIDRTLLRPRDPPTPKFHHVEHDPSPVLKSASKSQSDDHKPSIVSTFKLTADQLNTLKAKANVANANGGKKHTTFNILAAHIWRCVSKARGLSADQDTKLFFPVDGRNRLDPPLPPGYFGNVTFRHARIAKVGDLETESFTDTIKRIHEALNQTNDEYLRSAIDYIEIMSNLNNLVTGPHTFRCPNLYVIPWNWLPTYEADFGWGRPIYMGPGNVVQEGKMYILASPVNDGSLSLATRLETPHMKAFEKLLYEF